A stretch of DNA from Sphingomonas sp. SORGH_AS_0879:
AAGCCCGACCAGACGGGGCAACAGCCAGCTCATGCCGCCATCGGGGCTTAGCCCCACGCCGGTATAGGCGGCGGTGAAATGCGCCGAGCGGGCGGCGAGCACGACATCGCCCAGGATGCCCAGGCTCAACCCCGCCCCTGCCGCCGGGCCGTTGACCAGCACGACCAGCGGCTTGGCCATCTCGGTCAGCGTGACGATCGCACTGTGCAGCGTATCAGCCAGATCGCGCAGGAAAGGCCCGGCCTCGCTGCCCGCTGCCGCCATCGCCGCAACGTCGCCGCCAACACAGAATAGCCGCCCCGCGCCGGTCAGCACGACGCAGCGTATCGCCGGATCATCCGCCACCTCGCGCGCCGCCTCGGCCAGTTCGCGCGCCATCGCCGGGTTGACCGCATTGCCCGCCTCGGGCCGGTTAAGCGTCAGCCAGGCGGCGGCGCCTTCCTTGCGGACCAGAACGCTGCTCATCGGCACGCCTCCATCGCTTCGCGAGCCAGTCGCGCGAGGCGCGGGAAACTCGCCGCGCGTTCGCGGGCATGGGCGGAGGACGCATTGCCCCGAATCACCCGCCCCTTGATCCCGTGGAAGATGGCGGCGATCCGAAAGAAGTTGAACGCGATATGGAATTCATAATCCGCGATCCCGTCGCGCCCGGTCCGCGCGCAATAGGCTGCGACATAATCCTGCTCGCTCGGCAGCCCGAGTGCCGCGACGTCCACGCCGCCCAGCCCGGCGACGATATCGGGCGGCATCCGGTACATCATCGCATGATAGGCGAAGTCGGCCAGCGGATGGCCGAGCGTCGACAGCTCCCAGTCGAGCACCGCCAGGACGCGCGGCTCATCGGGGTGGAAGATCAGATTGTCGCAGCGGAAGTCGCCGTGCACGATCCGGCTCTCGTCCCCCTCCGGGATATGCGGGGGCAGCCAGGTGACCAGCGCGTCCATGTCCTCGTTCCGCCCGGCATCGGCATCATCCAGATATTGCCCGGACCAGCGGGCGATCTGCCGCGCAAAATAATTGCCCGGCCGCCCGTAATCGCCCAGCCCGACCGCCTTCGGGTCGATCCGGTGAAGCGCCGCGATTGTTTCGTTCATCGCGTCGAAATAGGCTGGGCGCTCGGCCCGCGCGATCTCGGCAAAGGCCGCGTCCCAGAAGATGCGCCCCTCGACCATCTCCATCACGAAAAAGGGCGTGCCGATGACGCTTTCGTCCGAACAGACGCCATGGACGCGGGCCACCGGCACCGGCGTGTCGGCCAGAGCGGTCAGGATGCGCGCCTCGCGCAGCACGTCATGCGCGCCCTTGGCGAGCGGCCCCGGCGGCTTGCGGCGCAGGACATAGCGGGCATCCGAGGTCGACAGCTGATAGGTCGGGTTGGACTGGCCGCCCTTGAACTGCTCGACGGTCAGGGGGCCGCTGAAGCCGGGAATCGCCTGCGCCATCCACGCCGCCAGCGCCGCCTCGTCGAAGCGATGCGCCTCCCGGACCGGGCTGGTTCCGGCATTGGCGGCCTGATCGACAGCGGTCGCCATGGTCAGCGCCCCTGCCAGACGGGCGCGCGCTTCTCGGCGAAGGCGGCGGGCCCCTCTATGGCGTCCTCTGAGGCGAGCATCGCCTTCATCGCCGGATACTCCCAACCGGCCTTCAGCGCGCTCTCGACCGGCGCGTCCAGACCGCGCAGCACGGCGTCCTTGGTGGCGCGGATCGCCATCGGGCTGCACGCCAAAATCTGCTCGG
This window harbors:
- a CDS encoding enoyl-CoA hydratase/isomerase family protein, which encodes MSSVLVRKEGAAAWLTLNRPEAGNAVNPAMARELAEAAREVADDPAIRCVVLTGAGRLFCVGGDVAAMAAAGSEAGPFLRDLADTLHSAIVTLTEMAKPLVVLVNGPAAGAGLSLGILGDVVLAARSAHFTAAYTGVGLSPDGGMSWLLPRLVGLRRAQAIILSNERISAEQAERIGMVTRMVEDDDLLSEAEALAARLIAAPTAVLGAARRLMIDSATASLPDHLDREARTIAHAGTQPEAREGIAAFVERRKPDFKGA
- a CDS encoding phosphotransferase family protein, with the translated sequence MATAVDQAANAGTSPVREAHRFDEAALAAWMAQAIPGFSGPLTVEQFKGGQSNPTYQLSTSDARYVLRRKPPGPLAKGAHDVLREARILTALADTPVPVARVHGVCSDESVIGTPFFVMEMVEGRIFWDAAFAEIARAERPAYFDAMNETIAALHRIDPKAVGLGDYGRPGNYFARQIARWSGQYLDDADAGRNEDMDALVTWLPPHIPEGDESRIVHGDFRCDNLIFHPDEPRVLAVLDWELSTLGHPLADFAYHAMMYRMPPDIVAGLGGVDVAALGLPSEQDYVAAYCARTGRDGIADYEFHIAFNFFRIAAIFHGIKGRVIRGNASSAHARERAASFPRLARLAREAMEACR